A section of the Streptomyces sp. SLBN-118 genome encodes:
- a CDS encoding chaplin family protein: MKNVKKAAALTMIAGSLLAAGAGVASATDGAYAGGQAVNSPGVLSGNVVQVPVHVPVNVVGNTVNVVGALNPAFGNYGYNG, translated from the coding sequence GTGAAGAACGTCAAGAAGGCAGCTGCCCTCACCATGATCGCCGGCAGCCTGCTCGCGGCGGGCGCCGGCGTCGCCTCCGCCACGGACGGCGCGTACGCCGGCGGCCAGGCCGTGAACTCCCCGGGTGTCCTCTCGGGCAACGTGGTCCAGGTCCCCGTCCACGTCCCGGTGAACGTAGTCGGCAACACGGTCAATGTGGTCGGCGCGCTGAACCCGGCATTCGGCAACTACGGCTACAACGGCTGA